One part of the Solanum dulcamara chromosome 8, daSolDulc1.2, whole genome shotgun sequence genome encodes these proteins:
- the LOC129899907 gene encoding uncharacterized protein LOC129899907 gives MNKSWLNIRNRVDQKYRDGVEGFLNWAFSQPKVNTMIRCPCKGCMNTVFKLRIDIRVDLLKKGFWDSYKVWDLHGEVLVRVENSNAALNDEVDVDSAEEDDITQMIHDAYGYMNLDNNATYSEGNEEPNIYATKFYKLLEDGKTELYPGCTKVSKLSFVVKLLHLKSLNHWSNKSMDELLRLFKEVLPEGSFVPSSFYEAKKVLHDLGLGYTKIDACQNDCILYWSDYVNAQSCPKCGKSRWKSVKPKGKKVAHKVLRYFPIKPRLQRLYMEKETSKKMRWHKEENIDDDVMCHPSDSIEWKFFNEHHPTFLAELRNVRLGLASDGFQPFGNMSSNHSIWPVVLVTYNLPPWDCMKDPYFMMTLLIPGPKSPGNDIDVYLQPMIDELKELWDGVETYDAHSKSNFLMRVALLLTINDFPAYGNLSGWSTKGKLACPCLHKDTQSISLRNKLCYMGHRCFLPMNHPWRKNRMLFDGKVEMGIAPSPLTGDEPLMQLYELGNVSFGKVQKRKRNVSNNAYNWKKKSIFFQLPYWKSLKLRHNLDVMHIERNVSDNILSTVMSMVGKTKDTLKSKYDLVDLGIRQELHLIEDGDNILLTAACYALSLQEKLKLCNSIPIGFHFHLKMGSL, from the coding sequence ATGAATAAAAGTTGGTTGAATATTAGGAATAGAGTTGACCAAAAATATAGAGACGGAGTAGAAGGTTTTCTTAATTGGGCATTCAGTCAACCCAAGGTGAACACTATGATTCGATGTCCTTGTAAAGGATGTATGAACACTGTGTTTAAGCTAAGAATTGATATAAGAGTAGACTTATTAAAGAAGGGATTCTGGGATTCTTATAAGGTGTGGGACTTGCATGGAGAAGTGTTGGTTAGAGTTGAAAATTCTAATGCCGCACTTAATGATGAAGTAGATGTTGATAGCGCTGAAGAGGATGACATTACTCAAATGATCCATGATGCTTATGGATATATGAATCTGGATAATAATGCTACTTATTCGGAGGGAAATGAAGAGCCAAATATATATGCTACAAAGTTCTACAAATTGTTAGAAGATGGTAAGACAGAACTTTATCCTGGTTGCACAAAAGTCTCAAAGTTGTCTTTTGTTGTTAAATTACTTCACTTGAAGTCACTTAACCATTGGAGCAACAAATCGATGGATGAGTTATTAAGGTTGTTTAAAGAAGTTCTTCCCGAGGGGTCATTTGTACCTAGTTCTTTCTATGAAGCAAAGAAAGTTCTTCATGACCTAGGCTTGGGATATACCAAAATAGATGCATGCCAGAAtgattgtattttatattggagCGATTATGTCAATGCTCAATCATGTCCTAAGTGTGGCAAGTCTAGATGGAAGTCAGTAAAACCCAAAGGCAAGAAAGTAGCTCATAAAGTGTTGCGATATTTTCCAATCAAACCAAGGCTTCAAAGATTATACATGGAAAAAGAGACATCAAAGAAGATGAGGTGGCACAAGGAGGAGAATATTGATGACGATGTCATGTGTCATCCATCTGACTCAATAGAATGGAAATTTTTCAATGAGCATCATCCTACTTTTTTAGCTGAGTTAAGAAATGTGCGATTAGGTTTAGCAAGTGATGGGTTTCAACCATTTGGAAATATGAGTTCCAATCATAGTATATGGCCTGTCGTTCTAGTTACATATAATTTGCCACCATGGGATTGCATGAAAGATCCATATTTCATGATGACACTTCTTATTCCAGGACCTAAGTCTCCAGGGAatgatattgatgtatatttacAACCAATGATtgatgagttgaaggaattatGGGATGGGGTGGAGACTTATGATGCACACTCAAAATCTAATTTTCTTATGCGTGTGGCTCTGCTCTTGACGATTAATGACTTTCCAGCATATGGAAACCTTTCAGGATGGTCAACTAAAGGCAAGCTTGCATGTCCCTGTTTACATAAAGACACACAATCAATTTCCTTACGCAACAAattatgttatatggggcatcGTTGCTTCCTTCCCATGAACCATCCATGGCGTAAAAATAGGATGTTATTTGATGGGAAAGTGGAAATGGGGATCGCACCTAGCCCTTTAACAGGTGATGAACCACTTATGCAATTATATGAGTTAGGCaatgtgagttttggtaaaGTGCAAAAGCGAAAGCGTAATGTTTCTAACAATGCTTATAATTGGAAGAagaaaagtatattttttcaattaccTTATTGGAAGAGTCTTAAGTTAAGACATAACCTTGATGTGATGCACATAGAAAGAAATGTATCcgacaatattttatcaactgTGATGAGTATGGTTGGTAAGACAAAGGATACATTGAAAAGTAAATATGATTTGGTGGACCTTGGTATTAGGCAAGAGTTGCATCTAATTGAGGACGGGGATAATATTTTGTTGACGGCAGCTTGCTATGCATTGTCCCTTCAAGAGAAGTTGAAGTTATGCAATTCCATACCAATCGGCTTTCATTTCCACTTGAAAATGGGTAGCCTCTGA